The Galactobacillus timonensis genome has a segment encoding these proteins:
- a CDS encoding PolC-type DNA polymerase III gives MTAILDLLQEENSIGTSLTLKGVRFYRADKRMEVTLAAPSILTYSDYMHLLQGLKQWSGIPVRLIIEAASNAISDFELQKYIGAWCASHGRFQFLADATVSYKANETHLTFRFASQQLIASSAEAFDALTPFLSDIGLPGVSMHGELLAQDGVKVETVKASAAAMAAAEPAPSSSAHPFNKANGSNGGGDYPRRKYAGRKAEDYTPVELKNVQDPIDNVRFEATVFALETIETKTGRHIQTLSLYDGTSAILAKRFEGKRCTIEEMGEVSEGDRVAVTGSISMDTYAKDLVLLIDHLDKLPAVSVTDPSREKRIELHMHTNMSEMDGICEPEKVVKYAWNLGMPGICITDHCDVQSFVKAYNTAAKLKKSDPERKFQVGFGCEMNMADSRLCIVRNPVDTLLSEGEYIAFDLETTGLSAYYDSIIEFGGARIRNGEVVETKQFFVKPPHPIPPYITLKTNISNEMVAQAQTFPEVVDELLAWLGDAVLVAHNATFDYNFLNEELRRIGRPKLKNCTIDTLDMARALMPDRRAYRLGNIARYYRVAYDEESAHRANYDAECLALVFLCLLRDAGRKGAKTVSDLQYSLQNDQAYKKVRRSHVIVMARNREGMKRLYQLVSQSMTKTLAVMGKTSKDGGEITAEPRVLRCEIEKDRRNLLIGTSCLNNEVFELACNGDDERLMKAMMFYDYVEVQPLSNYGTYIAMGNLPSVDRLKSVLRRMITMARRLGIPVVADSDAHYCSKDQKIFRDVYIMNQGVGGAAHPLYIRDDALRMRTKNPDQHIRFGDEMVEDFAWLNDPALVHEIVFENPEKIMAMLDPKTRPVPSGTFPPSLEDSAQHLRDICYRTEHAMYEFEGKVPDIVHNRLEEELENIIRNGFDVHYYIAHLLVKKSNMDGYVVGSRGSVGSSFTATMSGITEVNALPPHYLCPSCHYSEFFDDPKIKSGFDLPDKVCPKCGATMKGNGHNIPFQTFLGFNADKVPDIDLNFSNEYQWRAHAFIKEVFGDRHAFRAGTIGTVAEKTAYGYVSGYCEKLEISDMRRPMRDYLAKNCQNVKRTTGQHPGGIIIIPDGYEAEDFTPVQYPANDPSADWLTTHYDFHDIHDNVLKFDILGHVDPTAMRLLQRVADRKPMTLPMNDPETLSLFYCDDALKADPRVYKKETGALGLPEFGTRTTRRVLEETRPHHFSELVMISGLSHGTDVWAGNAEALVQAGHPLSETIACRDDIMTYLLEKKLEPINAFHIMEHVRKGKGLTEEEEADMRAHDVPDWYIDSCKKIKYMFPKAHAVAYVMMAVRIAWYKVHEPWNFYIQYFSLRCDAYELETMTKGLAAVRARMSDISMRMERGAANPASAKEKSLYDTLEVCEELYARGYSIAPVDLYKSEATVFRVVKPDTKTIIPPFTAIDGLGASVAQSVIEAREQGPFLSKEDLRKRTKLSDTHIHKLEAMGCLQGLDETNQISLF, from the coding sequence ATGACAGCGATTCTCGATTTGCTGCAGGAAGAAAATTCCATCGGTACCTCGCTGACTCTGAAAGGAGTCCGTTTTTATCGGGCCGATAAACGGATGGAAGTGACGCTTGCGGCTCCATCTATTCTCACATACAGCGATTACATGCACCTGCTGCAGGGACTGAAACAGTGGAGCGGCATTCCGGTGCGGCTGATTATTGAAGCTGCTTCCAATGCCATCAGCGACTTTGAACTGCAGAAATACATCGGTGCCTGGTGTGCCTCGCACGGCAGGTTTCAGTTTCTTGCGGATGCGACGGTATCCTATAAGGCAAATGAAACGCATCTGACCTTCCGCTTTGCCAGTCAGCAGCTGATCGCCTCCTCTGCGGAAGCCTTTGATGCCCTGACGCCGTTTTTAAGTGACATCGGCCTGCCGGGTGTATCGATGCATGGGGAACTCCTGGCGCAAGACGGTGTCAAGGTGGAAACGGTGAAGGCATCGGCGGCGGCCATGGCTGCCGCGGAACCGGCTCCTTCTTCCAGTGCACATCCATTCAACAAAGCCAACGGTTCCAATGGCGGCGGCGACTATCCCAGGCGGAAATACGCCGGACGCAAAGCCGAAGACTATACGCCGGTCGAGCTGAAGAATGTTCAGGATCCGATTGACAACGTGCGCTTTGAAGCCACGGTTTTTGCGCTTGAGACGATCGAAACCAAGACCGGCCGCCATATTCAGACACTTTCGCTGTATGACGGCACTTCGGCCATTCTGGCCAAGCGCTTCGAAGGCAAGCGCTGCACGATCGAAGAAATGGGGGAAGTCAGCGAAGGGGATCGTGTCGCCGTTACCGGATCCATCAGTATGGATACCTATGCCAAAGATCTTGTTCTTCTGATTGATCATCTGGATAAGCTTCCAGCCGTTTCCGTCACGGATCCTTCCAGGGAAAAGCGCATCGAACTGCACATGCATACGAACATGAGCGAAATGGACGGCATCTGCGAACCGGAGAAGGTCGTCAAATATGCATGGAATCTCGGCATGCCCGGCATCTGCATCACGGACCATTGCGACGTGCAGTCCTTCGTCAAGGCCTATAACACGGCAGCCAAACTCAAGAAGAGCGATCCTGAGCGGAAGTTCCAGGTCGGATTCGGATGTGAAATGAATATGGCCGACAGCCGGCTGTGCATTGTGCGCAACCCGGTGGATACCCTGCTGTCGGAAGGAGAGTACATTGCCTTCGACCTTGAGACGACCGGCCTTTCCGCATACTATGACTCGATCATTGAATTCGGCGGCGCCCGGATCCGCAATGGCGAAGTCGTGGAGACGAAGCAGTTTTTCGTCAAACCGCCGCATCCCATTCCTCCCTACATTACGCTGAAGACCAACATCTCCAATGAAATGGTTGCCCAGGCGCAGACGTTTCCGGAAGTCGTCGACGAACTTCTGGCATGGCTCGGGGATGCTGTGCTTGTCGCCCATAATGCGACCTTCGACTACAATTTCCTCAATGAGGAGCTGCGCCGCATCGGCCGCCCGAAACTGAAGAACTGCACGATCGATACCCTGGATATGGCCCGGGCACTTATGCCGGATCGGCGGGCGTATCGTCTTGGCAACATTGCCCGTTACTATCGTGTTGCCTACGATGAAGAGTCTGCCCACCGTGCCAACTACGATGCCGAGTGTCTGGCACTGGTTTTCCTGTGCCTTCTGCGTGATGCGGGCAGGAAGGGGGCCAAAACCGTTTCCGATCTGCAGTATTCGCTGCAGAATGATCAGGCCTATAAGAAAGTCCGCCGCTCCCATGTTATTGTCATGGCCCGCAACCGTGAAGGCATGAAGCGGCTCTACCAGCTTGTTTCTCAGTCCATGACAAAGACACTGGCGGTCATGGGCAAGACTTCAAAGGACGGCGGCGAAATTACCGCTGAGCCCCGTGTCCTCCGCTGCGAGATTGAAAAGGACCGCAGGAATCTCTTGATCGGGACAAGCTGCCTCAACAATGAGGTGTTTGAACTTGCCTGCAATGGTGACGATGAGCGCCTCATGAAGGCAATGATGTTCTATGACTATGTCGAAGTGCAGCCGCTGAGCAACTACGGGACCTATATTGCCATGGGCAATCTGCCCAGCGTCGACCGCCTCAAGAGCGTTCTGCGCCGCATGATCACCATGGCGCGCCGGCTGGGTATTCCGGTCGTGGCGGACAGCGATGCCCACTACTGCAGCAAAGATCAGAAGATCTTCCGCGACGTCTACATCATGAACCAGGGCGTCGGCGGTGCCGCTCATCCGCTGTACATCCGCGATGATGCGCTGCGCATGCGTACGAAGAACCCGGACCAGCACATCCGTTTCGGCGATGAGATGGTGGAGGATTTCGCGTGGCTCAACGATCCCGCTCTTGTCCATGAAATTGTCTTTGAAAATCCGGAAAAAATCATGGCGATGCTCGATCCGAAGACCCGTCCGGTTCCTTCCGGAACCTTTCCGCCGTCGCTGGAAGATTCCGCCCAGCATCTGCGTGACATCTGCTACCGGACGGAACATGCGATGTATGAGTTTGAAGGCAAGGTGCCGGACATTGTTCACAACCGTCTCGAAGAGGAGCTGGAGAACATCATCCGCAACGGCTTCGATGTCCATTACTACATCGCCCATCTGCTCGTCAAGAAGTCCAACATGGACGGCTACGTCGTCGGTTCCCGTGGATCCGTCGGATCCTCCTTTACCGCAACGATGTCAGGCATCACGGAGGTCAACGCGCTGCCGCCGCATTATCTGTGCCCGTCATGCCATTACAGTGAATTTTTCGATGATCCCAAAATCAAGTCGGGCTTCGATCTGCCGGACAAGGTATGTCCCAAGTGCGGCGCCACGATGAAGGGCAACGGACACAACATTCCGTTCCAGACCTTTCTCGGTTTCAATGCGGACAAGGTTCCGGATATCGACCTGAACTTTTCCAATGAATACCAGTGGCGCGCCCATGCCTTCATCAAGGAGGTGTTCGGCGACCGTCACGCCTTCCGTGCCGGTACGATCGGCACCGTTGCGGAAAAGACCGCGTACGGCTATGTGTCAGGCTATTGCGAAAAGCTTGAAATTTCAGACATGCGCCGGCCGATGCGCGACTATCTTGCCAAGAACTGTCAGAACGTCAAGCGTACAACCGGTCAGCATCCCGGCGGCATCATCATTATTCCGGACGGCTATGAGGCGGAGGACTTTACGCCGGTGCAGTATCCGGCCAACGATCCTTCCGCAGACTGGCTTACAACCCACTACGACTTCCATGATATTCATGACAATGTCCTGAAGTTCGATATTCTCGGCCACGTTGATCCGACCGCCATGCGCTTATTGCAGAGAGTTGCGGACCGCAAGCCGATGACGCTTCCGATGAATGATCCCGAGACGCTGTCGCTGTTCTATTGCGACGATGCGCTGAAAGCGGATCCCCGCGTCTATAAGAAGGAGACCGGGGCGCTTGGCCTTCCGGAATTCGGTACCCGCACAACGCGGCGCGTTCTTGAAGAGACGCGGCCCCATCATTTCTCGGAGCTCGTGATGATCTCCGGTCTTTCCCATGGTACGGACGTCTGGGCGGGCAACGCGGAAGCACTTGTGCAGGCGGGGCATCCGCTGTCGGAAACGATCGCGTGCCGTGACGATATCATGACCTACCTTCTGGAAAAGAAGCTGGAGCCGATCAATGCCTTCCACATCATGGAACATGTCCGTAAGGGCAAAGGCCTGACGGAGGAAGAGGAAGCCGATATGCGGGCCCATGATGTGCCGGACTGGTACATTGATTCGTGCAAGAAGATCAAGTACATGTTCCCGAAGGCGCATGCCGTTGCCTACGTCATGATGGCCGTCCGCATTGCCTGGTATAAGGTCCACGAACCGTGGAACTTCTATATCCAGTATTTTTCGCTGCGCTGTGATGCATATGAGCTGGAGACGATGACCAAAGGTCTCGCCGCGGTACGTGCCCGTATGAGTGACATCAGTATGCGGATGGAACGCGGTGCCGCCAATCCGGCGAGCGCGAAGGAAAAGTCTCTCTACGATACGCTCGAAGTGTGCGAGGAGCTGTATGCCCGCGGCTATTCGATTGCGCCGGTTGATCTGTACAAGTCGGAAGCCACCGTCTTCCGTGTCGTTAAGCCCGATACGAAGACGATCATTCCGCCGTTTACGGCCATTGACGGTCTTGGTGCATCCGTCGCCCAGAGTGTGATTGAGGCACGCGAACAGGGACCGTTCCTTTCCAAGGAAGATCTGAGGAAGCGTACGAAGCTGAGTGATACCCATATCCATAAGCTGGAGGCAATGGGCTGCCTGCAAGGCCTTGATGAAACCAATCAGATTTCACTGTTCTGA
- a CDS encoding ATP-binding protein has protein sequence MTMFIGRERELSTLKRMYASENFQMLILYGRRRIGKTTLLNEFSKDKNPIFYTGVESKDDENLKGLGRTVFSYFSGSDAGMSFASFSDIFDYMTAEIGKKKGAGKQLIILDEYPYIAAGAKEVSSMLQRVIDHDWSRMNIMLVLCGSSITFMEEEVLGAKSPLYGRRTGQMDLKPFDYLTSARFVPEYPPEDQAIVYGVTGGVPKYLSMFDPQKSLDENLSQQYFDPSGYFYEEPQNMLRQEFRDISLYFAILNAIGSGSCQVNEISSKTGFNSEKVVQALQKLEVVRIIRKDIPILNEKNRKLSQYVIQDGMFRFWFRFLPKGLNTIERGFGKEYYENAVRPFLHEYMGPVFELICQDYTAACGMTNGYGFIVNRVGKWRGSDPVRKEQTDIDVVGIGDAEKKAVIGECKFKNEPVGRQEYETLHERARLISPYHVEHFLLFSLNGFTKWVMAQAAEDSSLELVSMTDLYRQNF, from the coding sequence ATGACAATGTTCATCGGACGTGAGCGGGAGTTGAGTACGCTGAAGAGGATGTATGCTTCTGAGAATTTTCAAATGCTGATTCTTTATGGGCGGCGCAGGATTGGGAAAACGACGCTTCTGAACGAATTTTCCAAAGATAAGAATCCGATCTTTTACACGGGTGTTGAAAGCAAGGATGATGAGAATCTGAAGGGGCTTGGAAGGACTGTTTTTTCCTATTTCAGCGGAAGTGACGCCGGAATGAGCTTCGCATCCTTTAGTGATATTTTCGACTATATGACTGCCGAAATCGGAAAGAAAAAGGGTGCCGGAAAACAACTGATCATTCTGGATGAATATCCTTACATAGCTGCCGGTGCAAAAGAAGTATCCTCAATGCTTCAAAGAGTTATTGATCATGACTGGAGCCGCATGAATATCATGCTGGTTCTCTGCGGCTCTTCCATTACATTCATGGAAGAAGAAGTTCTCGGGGCTAAATCGCCGCTTTATGGAAGGCGAACGGGCCAGATGGATCTGAAGCCATTCGACTATCTGACATCTGCGCGGTTTGTTCCTGAGTATCCTCCTGAGGATCAGGCGATCGTTTATGGAGTTACAGGAGGCGTACCTAAGTATCTCTCTATGTTCGATCCGCAGAAGTCGTTGGATGAAAATCTGAGTCAGCAGTATTTCGATCCTTCAGGCTATTTCTATGAAGAGCCGCAGAACATGCTTCGTCAGGAGTTCCGGGATATCTCTTTGTACTTTGCTATTCTTAACGCCATTGGCAGCGGCAGTTGTCAGGTAAATGAAATATCCAGCAAGACCGGATTTAATTCCGAAAAGGTGGTTCAAGCTCTTCAGAAGCTGGAGGTGGTCCGGATCATTCGAAAAGACATACCGATTTTGAATGAAAAAAACAGAAAGCTCAGCCAGTATGTCATTCAGGATGGTATGTTCCGCTTCTGGTTCCGTTTTCTTCCAAAAGGGTTGAATACGATCGAACGTGGATTTGGAAAAGAATACTATGAAAATGCCGTACGGCCGTTTCTCCATGAATATATGGGACCGGTATTTGAACTGATCTGTCAGGATTATACGGCTGCCTGCGGAATGACGAACGGCTATGGTTTCATCGTTAACCGTGTAGGAAAATGGCGCGGCTCAGATCCGGTCCGGAAAGAACAGACAGACATCGATGTAGTTGGAATCGGTGATGCAGAAAAAAAGGCTGTCATTGGTGAATGCAAATTCAAAAACGAGCCGGTCGGCCGTCAGGAATATGAAACTCTTCACGAACGTGCTAGATTGATTTCACCTTATCATGTTGAACATTTTCTCCTGTTTTCGCTGAATGGTTTTACGAAATGGGTGATGGCTCAGGCGGCAGAGGATTCTTCTCTTGAGCTTGTTTCCATGACGGATTTATACAGGCAAAACTTCTAA